One Engystomops pustulosus chromosome 11, aEngPut4.maternal, whole genome shotgun sequence DNA window includes the following coding sequences:
- the RNF20 gene encoding E3 ubiquitin-protein ligase BRE1A has protein sequence MMSGAGSKRMAGEAGPSGPPEKKAAVEDSGTTVETIKLGGVSSTEEQDLRTLQVKNKKLAGMLDQRQAIEDELRDHIETLEKRQATDDASLLIINRYWIQFDENIRILLGRYDLDQDLGEFLSERKALVIPEPEPDSDSNSERKDSERGDGPSESSFSFLGTLASSSSEEIESQLQERVESSRRAVARIVLVYDRLHVRLDQVSAKLSSNDPSQMEEAVKELNSMLSNENIRLQEVCKRLQEKQQNMSQEFSQLQTRLENAESRVSVLDSLIEDLQWDIDKVRKREQRLNRHLSEVLERVNSKGYKVYGAGSSLYGGTITINSKKFEEMTSEVDMNKELAVNRLQELDKLRQDLQEVTSENQELQSLLANAVEENVRLSPEYRCMQSQFSVLYNESLQLKAQLDEARSLLHGTRGNHQRQLELIERDEVALQKKVRTEVIQLEDTLAQVRKEYEMLRIEFEQTLAANEQAGPINREMRHLISSLQNHNHQLKGEVLRYKRRLREIQGDINKMRSRSSSGLFLLPSQSSVEEPKEEPVEIKTEPEEIAPPTPASSQPEPIVKREEEEVQAPSQQRDRRDREKERERGREKDRGDTSKEKSKHEPDTKRKEAESVKQMKADLKRVQESLRDMKLLLDMYRSAPKEQRDKVQLMAAERKSKAELEELRQRHRELEERERRDSKKMADEDALRRMRAAEEQTEALQKRLSMAKQEEEALLSEMDVTGQAFEDMQEQNIRLMQQLREKDDANFKLMSERIKSNQIHKLLKEEKEELADQLLTLRTQVDAQLQVLRKLEEKEHLLQSSIATGEKELTLRTQALDLSKRKAVESSQQAEELRVQLELSQKKLQDLRVEIIENSASREKDAFNYKRAQEDLSRLRKKLESTKKPDLVPTCDKILMEEIKEFKSRLTCPCCNSRKMDAVLTKCFHVFCFECVKTRYDTRQRKCPKCNAAFGANDFHRIYIG, from the exons ATGATGTCAGGTGCTGGTAGCAAGAGAATGGCGGGGGAAGCCGGCCCCTCCGGCCCCCCAGAGAAGAAGGCCGCAGTGGAGGATTCTGGGACCACAGTGGAGACTATAAAGCTTGGGGGCGTCTCCTCTACG GAGGAGCAGGACCTGCGCACCCTACAGGTGAAGAACAAGAAGCTGGCGGGCATGCTGGACCAGCGGCAGGCCATCGAGGACGAGCTGCGGGACCACATCGAGACCCTGGAGAAGCGGCAGGCCACGGACGACGCATCGCTGCTCATCATCAACCGATACTGGATCCAG TTTGATGAAAATATCCGGATCCTCCTCGGCCGATACGACTTGGACCAGGATTTGGGGGAGTTTCTCAGTGAACGGAAAGCATTGGTCATTCCAGAACCAGAGCCGGACTCTGACAGTAATTCAGAGCGTAAGGACAGTGAAAGAG gggacgggccgtcggagtCGTCCTTCTCTTTCCTGGGGACGCTGGCCAGCAGTAGCAGTGAAGAGATCGAGTCTCAGCTCCAGGAACGTGTGGAGTCCTCTCGCCGCGCCGTGGCCCGCATAGTGTTGGTCTACGATCGGTTACATGTTCGCCTGGACCAGGTGTCAGCCAAACTCAGCAGCAACG ACCCATCACAGATGGAGGAAGCCGTCAAAGAGCTGAACTCCATGTTGTCTAATGAGAACATCCGTCTCCAGGAAGTCTGCAAGCGGCTGCAGGAGAagcagcagaacatgtctcaggAG TTCAGCCAGTTGCAGACGCGCCTGGAGAATGCCGAATCTCGCGTCTCTGTGCTGGACAGTCTTATTGAAGATCTGCAGTGGGACATTGATAAGGTCCGGAAGAGGGAGCAGCGGCTGAACAGACACTTGTCCGAGGTCCTGGAGAGG GTAAACTCCAAGGGCTACAAAGTGTACGGTGCCGGAAGCAGCTTGTATGGAGGAACCATAACAATCAACTCTAAGAAG TTTGAGGAGATGACATCAGAAGTGGATATGAATAAGGAACTTGCTGTCAACCGCCTGCAAGAGCTGGACAAACTGCGACAGGACCTGCAGGAAGTGACCTCAGAGAACCAGGAGCTTCAG TCTTTGCTGGCTAATGCTGTGGAGGAGAACGTGCGGCTGTCTCCGGAGTATCGCTGCATGCAGTCCCAGTTCTCCGTCTTGTACAATGAGTCCCTGCAGTTGAAGGCCCAGTTGGATGAGGCGCGGTCCCTTCTACATGGGACACGGGGCAATCACCAGCGTCAGCTTGAGCTCATTGAG AGGGATGAGGTGGCCCTGCAGAAGAAGGTCCGGACAGAGGTGATTCAGCTGGAAGACACCCTCGCCCAAGTTAGGAAGGAGTACGAGATGCTCCGAATCGAGTTTGAACAGACTCTGGCTGCCAATGAACAGGCTG GTCCTATTAATCGGGAGATGAGGCATTTAATAAGCAGCCTCCAGAACCACAACCATCAGCTCAAGGGTGAGGTCCTGCGGTACAAAAGGCGTCTCCGAGAAATTCAAGGAGACATCAACAAG ATGCGCTCTCGCAGTAGTAGTGGTCTCTTCCTGCTACCCTCACAGTCCAGCGTGGAGGAGCCCAAGGAGGAACCGGTGGAAATCAAGACGGAGCCTGAAGAAATTGCCCCCCCAACGCCAGCATCGTCCCAGCCCGAGCCCATTGTGAAACGCGAAGAGGAGGAAGTCCAAGCACCGTCGCAGCAGAGGGACAGGCGGGACAGGGAGAAGGAGCGGGAGCGCGGGAGGGAAAAAGACAGAGGAGACACTTCTAAGGAGAAGTCAAAACACGAACCAGACACCAAACGCAAAGAAGCAGAAAGCGTCAAGCAGATGAAGGCCGACCTCAA GCGAGTCCAGGAGTCCTTACGAGACATGAAGCTTCTCTTGGACATGTATCGTTCAGCCCCCAAAGAGCAGAGAGACAAGGTCCAACTGATGGCCGCCGAGAGGAAGAGCAAGGCAGAG CTGGAAGAGCTCCGACAGCGGCATCGGGAGCTAGAGGAGAGAGAGCGCAGAGACAGCAAGAAAATGGCAGACGAAGACGCGCTACGTCGCATGAGGGCAGCAGAGGAACAGACAGAGGCTCTGCAGAAGAGACTGTCCATGGCCAAGCAA gaggaggaggctctgCTGTCAGAAATGGATGTCACAGGCCAGGCGTTTGAGGATATGCAGGAGCAGAATATCCGTctgatgcagcagctgagggagaAGGATGATGCAAACTTCAAGCTGATGTCTGAGCGGATCAAATCCAACCAGATCCATAAACTGctgaaggaggagaaggaggagctggCGGATCAGCTGCTCACCCTGCGGACGCAG GTGGACGCTCAGTTACAGGTTCTCCGTAaactggaggagaaggagcatcTGTTACAGAGCAGCATCGCCACAGGCGAGAAGGAGCTGACACTGCGCACACAAGCCCTGGATCTCAGTAAGCGCAAG GCGGTGGAGTcctcacagcaagcagaggagcTGCGAGTACAGCTGGAGCTGTCACAGAAAAAGCTGCAGGACCTTCGGGTGGAGATCATAGAGAACAGCGCCAGCCGGGAAAAGGATGCCTTTAATTACAAGAGGGCTCAG GAGGACCTCTCCCGCCTTCGGAAGAAGCTGGAATCTACAAAGAAGCCTGATCTGGTACCGACCTGCGATAAGATCCTGATGGAAGAAATCAAAGAGTTCAAG TCTCGGCTCACATGCCCTTGCTGTAACTCCCGCAAGATGGACGCCGTCTTAACCAAGTGCTTCCACGTCTTCTGCTTCGAGTGCGTGAAGACGCGATACGACACGCGGCAGCGCAAGTGCCCGAAGTGCAACGCCGCATTTGGAGCGAACGACTTCCATCGCATTTACATCGGCTGA
- the PGAP4 gene encoding post-GPI attachment to proteins factor 4, producing MRLRLLVKSPCFHLSALLLISLVLASFCFRGLLYSPMFSRRLYLQQKSRDFLQQNLKDGTDALQHFRDLVSGGSDNISVPCNHRPRMEASAADTSTPLVITIITTRRRPEYHYLLQVALGFLNRLDDCGADCSDFKLLVCNVDPQPNSHTDACLLSQLLPSVARHLSEEVAEAPNRFEQEKQDYTYCLSQSLELYSPEYVLLVEDDAVPLHGIFSAFFQLVQVRFPEEPLGGGLYTKFYHPERLQGYVNPEPMRILEWIGLGGTVGLVLTWLYTVICQRPRFSWWVFVALTLYAMLMAELAGRHYLLEVRRMSPTLYNVVPATECCTPAMLFSQASARRTLEYFKELQCEPGYAKDIALYKELGKRKERAWALEPNMVKHVGMFSSLRGWYEGEEPKLL from the coding sequence atgcgGTTGAGGCTACTGGTAAAGTCTCCTTGCTTCCACCTGTCGGCCCTCCTCCTCATTTCTCTAGTCCTGGCCTCCTTCTGCTTCCGCGGCCTCCTGtattctcccatgttctcccgcAGACTCTACCTCCAGCAGAAGAGTCGGGATTTCTTGCAGCAGAACTTGAAGGATGGGACTGACGCCCTGCAGCATTTCCGGGATCTTGTATCCGGAGGATCTGATAACATATCTGTCCCCTGTAACCACAGACCCAGGATGGAGGCATCAGCTGCGGATACCTCCACCCCCTTGGTCATCACCATCATCACGACAAGACGCCGGCCCGAGTATCATTACCTCCTGCAGGTGGCTCTCGGATTCCTGAATCGGCTGGATGACTGCGGCGCTGATTGTTCCGATTTTAAGCTTCTAGTTTGCAACGTGGACCCTCAGCCCAATTCTCACACTGACGCCTGTCTCCTGTCCCAGCTCTTGCCATCGGTGGCACGACACCTGAGTGAGGAGGTAGCCGAGGCCCCCAATCGTTTTGAGCAGGAGAAGCAGGACTATACTTACTGCCTGTCTCAGTCACTGGAGCTTTACTCTCCGGAGTATGTGCTGCTGGTGGAGGACGACGCTGTCCCACTCCATGGCATTTTCAGCGCCTTTTTTCAGCTAGTGCAGGTGCGCTTCCCCGAGGAGCCTCTAGGGGGAGGTTTGTACACCAAATTTTACCATCCAGAACGATTGCAGGGCTACGTGAACCCCGAGCCGATGCGGATTTTGGAATGGATAGGCCTAGGAGGGACGGTGGGGTTGGTTCTGACGTGGCTGTACACCGTGATCTGTCAGCGGCCGCGGTTCAGCTGGTGGGTATTCGTGGCGCTGACTTTATACGCCATGCTGATGGCAGAGCTGGCAGGAAGACATTACCTCTTGGAGGTGCGCCGGATGTCGCCCACTCTTTACAATGTGGTGCCCGCCACAGAATGCTGCACCCCCGCCATGCTCTTCTCCCAAGCCTCTGCCCGGAGGACCctggaatattttaaggaattACAGTGTGAGCCGGGCTATGCCAAGGATATCGCTCTGTATAAAGAGCTGGGGAAAAGGAAGGAGCGAGCGTGGGCACTGGAGCCGAACATGGTGAAACACGTGGGGATGTTCTCGTCTCTTAGAGGGTGGTATGAAGGAGAAGAGCCTAAACTACTCTGA